One segment of Streptomyces sp. YIM 121038 DNA contains the following:
- the rbsK gene encoding ribokinase, which translates to MAPHIVVLGSTNMDLVAYVPEAPRRGETVTGRAFRTFPGGKGANQAVAAARAGATVSMVGAVGTDAFGTQLRTALEHSGVDTDLLRTVEGTTGTAHIVVDDDGGNAIVVVPGANATLTALTHGDEALITSADLLLLQLEVPLDGVVAAARHAREHGVRTVLTPAPAQPVPPELLDATDLLVPNEHEAAALTGAADPHAAAHALLDRVPEVVVTLGAEGSLYAARGAEPVTVPAPRVTAVDTTGAGDTFVGALAVALGEGRPMPAALAWATAAAALSVRRPGAAASMPYRAEIDAEIDAGSGARAEAAADR; encoded by the coding sequence ATGGCCCCCCACATCGTCGTCCTGGGCAGCACCAACATGGACCTGGTCGCCTACGTGCCCGAGGCCCCGCGGCGCGGCGAGACCGTCACCGGCCGCGCGTTCCGCACCTTCCCCGGCGGCAAGGGCGCCAACCAGGCCGTCGCCGCGGCCCGCGCGGGCGCCACGGTCTCGATGGTCGGCGCGGTCGGCACCGACGCCTTCGGCACCCAGCTGCGCACGGCCCTTGAGCACTCGGGCGTGGACACCGACCTGCTGCGCACCGTGGAGGGCACGACCGGCACCGCGCACATCGTCGTCGACGACGACGGCGGCAACGCCATCGTCGTCGTGCCGGGCGCCAACGCCACCCTGACCGCCCTGACCCACGGCGACGAGGCGCTCATCACCTCGGCCGATCTGCTCCTGCTCCAGCTGGAGGTCCCGCTCGACGGCGTCGTCGCCGCCGCGCGCCACGCCCGCGAGCACGGTGTGCGCACCGTCCTCACCCCGGCTCCCGCGCAACCCGTCCCGCCCGAACTCCTCGACGCCACCGACCTGTTGGTCCCCAACGAGCACGAGGCCGCCGCCCTCACCGGGGCCGCGGACCCGCACGCGGCGGCCCACGCGCTCCTCGACCGGGTCCCGGAGGTCGTCGTCACGCTCGGCGCCGAGGGCAGCCTGTACGCGGCGCGCGGCGCCGAACCCGTCACGGTGCCCGCGCCCCGGGTCACGGCCGTGGACACCACGGGCGCGGGCGACACCTTCGTGGGCGCCCTCGCGGTGGCGCTCGGCGAGGGCAGGCCCATGCCGGCCGCGCTCGCCTGGGCCACGGCGGCCGCCGCGCTGTCCGTACGGCGGCCGGGCGCGGCCGCGTCCATGCCCTACCGCGCGGAGATCGACGCGGAGATCGACGCGGGGTCCGGCGCCCGGGCCGAAGCGGCGGCGGACCGGTGA
- a CDS encoding ADP-ribosylglycohydrolase family protein: MRLTWLQAEDLLTHELRQAEEEGRDVTAARARWLAAGGDPTPPHSGASPRPAPPRLRALAEDLLAELDGAQADIQPVRRVRTSAQRDEAGCQGRQPLVSGRGGPGAPPRGHRARVHAAWLGRAAGCLLGKPVEKLPRHAIRALAEAAGNWPLTTWFTARGVPPELLARHPWNRRSAPTSLAENIDGMPEDDDLNYPLLNLLLLRRHGPGFTTADVAALWLDELPAARTFTAERVAYRNLLNGVVPPRTARHRNPFREWIGALIRADVHGWTHPGDPAAAAEQARRDACLTHTGNGVYGAMFAAATIARAASGSGDVHHCLAAGLTVVPPESRLARAVGHGIELARTTRRFDDVADALHTAYGHYHWVHVVPNAALLAAALTHADGDFTGSITRVVSGGWDTDSNGATAGSVAGLLAGHPDALPARWTAPLKNRLATSVGAFDGVGFDELADLTTELTHHHQHPHPVEETSP, encoded by the coding sequence ATGCGCCTCACCTGGCTCCAGGCCGAGGACCTCCTCACCCACGAACTCCGCCAGGCGGAGGAGGAGGGCCGCGACGTCACCGCGGCCCGGGCCCGCTGGCTGGCCGCGGGCGGCGACCCGACCCCGCCCCACTCGGGCGCGTCCCCCCGTCCGGCCCCACCCCGCCTGCGGGCCCTGGCGGAAGACCTCTTGGCGGAACTGGACGGCGCGCAAGCGGACATCCAGCCCGTCCGGCGTGTGAGGACGAGCGCGCAGCGCGATGAAGCGGGGTGCCAGGGGCGGCAGCCCCTGGTTTCGGGAAGGGGCGGGCCAGGGGCGCCCCCGCGAGGGCACCGCGCCCGCGTCCACGCGGCCTGGCTCGGCAGAGCCGCGGGCTGCCTCCTGGGCAAACCCGTGGAGAAGCTCCCCCGGCACGCCATCCGCGCCCTCGCCGAAGCCGCAGGCAACTGGCCCCTGACCACCTGGTTCACCGCCCGGGGCGTCCCGCCCGAGCTCCTCGCCCGGCACCCCTGGAACCGCCGCTCCGCCCCCACCTCCCTGGCCGAGAACATCGACGGCATGCCGGAGGACGACGACCTCAACTACCCGCTCCTCAACCTGCTGCTCCTGCGCCGCCACGGCCCCGGCTTCACCACGGCGGACGTGGCCGCGCTCTGGCTCGACGAACTCCCCGCCGCCCGTACCTTCACCGCCGAGCGCGTCGCGTACCGCAACCTCCTCAACGGCGTCGTACCGCCCCGCACGGCCCGGCACCGCAACCCGTTCCGCGAGTGGATCGGCGCCCTGATCCGCGCCGACGTGCACGGCTGGACCCACCCGGGCGACCCCGCGGCGGCCGCCGAGCAGGCCCGGCGGGACGCGTGTCTGACCCACACCGGCAACGGCGTGTACGGCGCGATGTTCGCGGCGGCCACCATCGCCCGGGCCGCGTCCGGGAGCGGCGACGTGCACCACTGCCTGGCTGCGGGTCTGACGGTGGTTCCGCCGGAGTCCCGCCTCGCCCGCGCGGTCGGGCACGGCATCGAACTGGCCCGTACGACACGCCGCTTCGACGACGTCGCCGACGCCCTGCACACCGCGTACGGCCACTACCACTGGGTCCACGTCGTGCCGAACGCGGCCCTGCTCGCCGCCGCCCTCACCCACGCCGACGGCGACTTCACCGGCTCCATCACGCGCGTGGTCTCCGGCGGCTGGGACACGGACTCCAACGGCGCGACGGCCGGTTCGGTCGCGGGCCTGCTCGCCGGGCACCCGGACGCGCTCCCGGCCCGCTGGACCGCCCCGCTGAAGAACCGCCTCGCCACGTCCGTCGGCGCCTTCGACGGCGTCGGCTTCGACGAACTGGCCGATCTGACCACGGAACTGACGCACCATCACCAGCACCCTCACCCCGTAGAGGAGACGTCCCCCTGA
- a CDS encoding VIT1/CCC1 transporter family protein, with protein MAIIETEATLHEAHRDNHTHRDVNGGWLRPAVFGAMDGLVSNLALMTGVAGGAVSQQTIVITGLSGLAAGAFSMAAGEYTSVASQRELVQAELDVERRELRKHPKDEEQELAALYESRGVEPALAREVARQLSKDPEQALEIHAREELGIDPGDLPSPVVAAVSSFGSFALGALLPVLPYLLGASALWPAVLLALVGLFACGAVVAKVTARSWWFSGLRQLVLGGAAAGVTYALGSLFGTAVG; from the coding sequence ATGGCGATCATCGAGACCGAAGCGACACTGCACGAGGCGCACCGGGACAACCACACCCACCGTGACGTCAACGGCGGCTGGCTGCGCCCGGCCGTCTTCGGCGCCATGGACGGCCTGGTGTCCAACCTCGCCCTGATGACGGGCGTCGCGGGCGGGGCCGTGTCGCAGCAGACCATCGTGATCACCGGGCTCTCCGGGCTCGCGGCCGGGGCGTTCTCCATGGCCGCAGGCGAGTACACGTCCGTCGCCTCGCAGCGCGAGCTGGTGCAGGCCGAACTGGACGTGGAGCGCCGCGAGTTGCGCAAGCACCCCAAGGACGAGGAGCAGGAGCTGGCCGCGCTCTACGAGTCCCGCGGTGTCGAGCCCGCGCTCGCCCGCGAGGTGGCGCGGCAGCTGTCGAAGGACCCCGAGCAGGCCCTGGAGATCCACGCCCGCGAGGAGCTCGGCATCGACCCGGGCGACCTGCCCTCGCCGGTCGTGGCGGCGGTCTCGTCCTTCGGCTCGTTCGCCCTCGGCGCGCTCCTGCCCGTGCTGCCGTACCTCCTGGGCGCCAGTGCGCTGTGGCCCGCGGTGCTGCTCGCGCTCGTCGGCCTGTTCGCGTGCGGCGCCGTCGTCGCCAAGGTGACCGCCCGTTCGTGGTGGTTCAGCGGGCTGCGGCAGCTCGTGCTCGGTGGGGCGGCGGCGGGTGTGACGTACGCCCTGGGCAGCCTCTTCGGGACGGCCGTAGGATGA
- a CDS encoding ADP-ribosylglycohydrolase family protein, which yields MTPPNRTPLADRVTGALVGAAVGDALGGPVEGYSPEQIADRHGGPVHGVVGPWHGDEWRTARPVAPYHKGDGHVTDDTLMTHALVRVYAAVRDHLDAYAIADHLVPDLMTNPRWIPELEAEALPLHRLFLAEKWLVTRLHYGHVDPREAGTGNIVNCGAAMYMAPVGLVNAAHPEAAYAEALDMAGAHQSSYGREAAGVFAAAVAAACAPGATPTTVIDTCLALAKDGTRAAIEAVVDAAARHRAYETALRPLRAAVAPFDTVGPDYRAPSLGARRPSRLHAIEELPVALGMLLIGDGDYRATVLGSVNYGRDCDSIATMSGALAGALRGEAAVPPDWSKRVAEASRLDLHAPARALTAVAEEVFAKDLARRRAHEHAFTSLTGGTP from the coding sequence ATGACACCACCGAACAGGACGCCGCTCGCGGACCGTGTCACCGGCGCCCTCGTGGGCGCGGCCGTCGGCGACGCGCTCGGCGGCCCCGTGGAGGGCTACTCCCCCGAGCAGATCGCGGACCGGCACGGCGGCCCGGTCCACGGCGTCGTCGGCCCCTGGCACGGCGACGAATGGCGCACCGCCCGCCCCGTCGCCCCGTACCACAAGGGCGACGGACACGTCACCGACGACACCTTGATGACGCACGCGCTCGTCCGCGTGTACGCCGCCGTACGCGACCACTTGGACGCGTACGCGATCGCCGACCACCTGGTCCCCGACCTGATGACGAACCCGCGCTGGATCCCGGAGCTCGAAGCCGAGGCCCTGCCCCTGCACCGCCTCTTCCTCGCCGAGAAGTGGCTCGTCACCCGGCTGCACTACGGCCACGTGGACCCCCGCGAGGCGGGCACCGGCAACATCGTCAACTGCGGCGCGGCGATGTACATGGCGCCGGTCGGCCTGGTCAACGCCGCCCACCCCGAGGCCGCGTACGCCGAGGCCCTGGACATGGCGGGCGCGCACCAGTCGTCGTACGGACGGGAGGCGGCGGGCGTCTTCGCGGCGGCCGTGGCGGCGGCCTGCGCCCCCGGCGCCACGCCCACCACGGTGATCGACACCTGTCTGGCCCTCGCGAAGGACGGCACCCGGGCGGCGATCGAGGCGGTGGTGGACGCGGCGGCCCGCCACCGCGCGTACGAGACGGCGCTGCGCCCGCTGCGCGCGGCGGTCGCCCCCTTCGACACCGTCGGCCCCGACTACCGCGCGCCGTCCCTGGGCGCCCGCCGCCCCTCGCGGCTGCACGCCATCGAGGAACTCCCCGTCGCCCTCGGCATGCTGCTGATCGGCGACGGCGACTACCGCGCCACCGTGCTCGGCTCGGTGAACTACGGCCGCGACTGCGACTCGATCGCCACGATGAGCGGCGCGCTCGCGGGCGCCCTGCGCGGCGAGGCCGCCGTCCCGCCCGACTGGTCGAAGCGGGTGGCCGAGGCGAGCCGTCTGGACCTGCACGCCCCGGCCCGCGCCCTGACGGCGGTCGCCGAGGAGGTCTTCGCCAAGGACCTGGCCCGCCGCCGCGCCCACGAGCACGCGTTCACGTCCCTGACGGGCGGCACCCCCTGA
- a CDS encoding CoA transferase has protein sequence MTRPPLDGLRVVDLATLFAGPLAATFLGDFGADVIKVEHPTRPDPSRGHGPAKDGVGLWWKLLGRNKRTMTLDLSTPGGRATLLRLAADADVLVENFRPGTLEKWDLGWEELSAANPRLVLARVTGFGQFGPYARRPGFGTLAEAMSGFAAVTGEPGGPPTLPPFGLADSIAGLATAYAVMTALAARERTGRGQVVDMAIIEPILTVLGPQPLWYDQLGHVQPRTGNRSTNNAPRNTYRTADGGWVAVSTSAQSIAERVLRLVGRPELTDEPWFATGSGRAAHADVLDEAVGSWIARHTRAEVVEAFEKAEAAVAPVQDVRDVMTDPQYAALGTLTTVPDPELGPLRMQNVLFRLSETPGAIRWAGRPHGADTDEILTGLGLTAAEIASLRTAGAL, from the coding sequence GTGACGCGGCCCCCGCTGGACGGCCTGCGCGTCGTCGACCTCGCCACCCTCTTCGCGGGGCCCCTGGCCGCCACCTTCCTCGGCGACTTCGGCGCGGACGTCATCAAGGTCGAGCACCCCACGCGCCCCGACCCGTCCCGGGGCCACGGCCCGGCGAAGGACGGCGTCGGCCTGTGGTGGAAGCTGCTCGGCCGCAACAAGCGCACGATGACGCTCGACCTGTCGACGCCCGGCGGCCGGGCCACCCTGCTGCGCCTGGCCGCCGACGCGGACGTGCTCGTGGAGAACTTCCGCCCCGGCACCCTGGAGAAGTGGGACCTGGGCTGGGAGGAGCTGAGCGCGGCCAACCCGCGCCTGGTCCTGGCCCGCGTCACGGGCTTCGGGCAGTTCGGGCCGTACGCGCGCCGCCCCGGCTTCGGCACCCTCGCCGAGGCGATGAGCGGCTTCGCCGCGGTGACCGGCGAGCCCGGCGGGCCGCCCACGCTGCCGCCGTTCGGCCTCGCGGACTCCATCGCGGGGCTCGCCACGGCGTACGCGGTGATGACGGCCCTCGCGGCCCGCGAGCGCACGGGCCGGGGCCAGGTCGTCGACATGGCGATCATCGAGCCGATCCTCACGGTCCTCGGCCCGCAGCCGCTCTGGTACGACCAGCTGGGCCACGTACAGCCGCGCACCGGCAACCGCTCGACGAACAACGCGCCCCGCAACACCTACCGCACGGCCGACGGCGGCTGGGTCGCGGTGTCCACGTCGGCCCAGTCGATCGCGGAACGCGTCCTGCGCTTGGTGGGCCGCCCCGAGCTGACCGACGAGCCGTGGTTCGCCACGGGCTCCGGCCGCGCCGCGCACGCCGACGTCCTCGACGAGGCCGTCGGCTCCTGGATCGCCCGGCACACCCGCGCCGAGGTCGTCGAGGCCTTCGAGAAGGCGGAGGCGGCGGTGGCCCCGGTCCAGGACGTACGGGACGTGATGACGGACCCGCAGTACGCGGCCCTGGGCACCCTCACCACGGTCCCCGATCCGGAGCTCGGCCCGCTGCGCATGCAGAACGTCCTGTTCCGCCTCTCCGAGACACCCGGCGCGATCCGCTGGGCGGGCCGCCCGCACGGCGCCGACACCGACGAGATCCTCACCGGGCTCGGCCTGACGGCCGCGGAGATCGCTTCGCTGCGCACGGCGGGCGCCCTGTGA
- a CDS encoding CoA ester lyase, with protein MRPHPLTWLYVPGDRPEVVAKALVAGADVVIVDLEDAVASDRKAYARAATAELLAEPGPVPVHVRVNALGTPPSDADLAALAPLPGLAGLRLPKVASAADVIRTAERAAPRDGGAPALYALLESALGVERAFAVATAHPALRGVSIGEADLRADLGVRDEAGLDWCRSRVVVAARAAGLPPPAQSVYPDVRDLDGLTASCARGRALGLLGRAAIHPRQLPVIERAYLPTPEEVERAEDVLKAAAAEQGAQALPDGRFVDRAVVEQAHRTLALSRRTP; from the coding sequence GTGAGACCGCATCCGCTGACCTGGCTCTACGTCCCCGGCGACCGGCCCGAGGTGGTGGCCAAGGCGCTGGTGGCGGGCGCGGACGTGGTGATCGTCGACCTGGAGGACGCGGTGGCTTCCGACCGCAAGGCATACGCCCGCGCGGCCACCGCCGAGCTGCTCGCCGAGCCGGGCCCCGTACCGGTCCACGTCCGCGTGAACGCCCTCGGCACTCCCCCGTCCGACGCCGATCTGGCGGCGCTCGCCCCGCTGCCCGGCCTCGCGGGCCTGCGGCTGCCCAAGGTCGCCTCGGCCGCCGACGTGATCCGCACCGCCGAGCGGGCCGCTCCCCGGGACGGCGGCGCCCCCGCCCTGTACGCCCTGCTTGAGTCGGCCCTGGGCGTGGAGCGGGCCTTCGCCGTCGCGACCGCCCATCCGGCGCTGCGCGGTGTGTCCATCGGCGAGGCGGACCTCCGCGCCGACCTCGGCGTACGGGACGAGGCGGGTCTGGACTGGTGCCGCTCCCGCGTGGTCGTGGCCGCCCGGGCGGCCGGACTGCCGCCGCCCGCCCAGTCGGTCTACCCCGACGTCCGCGACCTGGACGGCCTCACGGCGTCCTGCGCCCGCGGCCGCGCCCTGGGGCTGCTGGGCCGCGCGGCGATCCACCCGCGCCAGCTGCCGGTGATCGAGCGCGCCTATCTGCCGACACCGGAGGAGGTCGAGCGGGCGGAGGATGTCCTCAAGGCGGCGGCCGCGGAACAGGGGGCGCAGGCGCTCCCCGACGGCCGCTTCGTGGACCGCGCGGTGGTGGAGCAGGCCCACCGGACGCTCGCCCTGTCCCGCCGCACGCCGTAG
- the gltB gene encoding glutamate synthase large subunit yields MYDPRNEHDACGVGFVATLTGEASHELVEQALTVLRNLEHRGATGSEPDSGDGAGILLQVPDAFLREAAGFELPAAGAYAVGIAFLPPHGTDEAVSHIETLAADEGLTVLGWREVPVAPTLLGATARATMPVFRQLFVTAGDSTGLALDRKAFVLRKRAEREAATYFPSLSARTIVYKGMLTTGQLEPFFPDLSDRRFATAVALVHSRFSTNTFPSWPLAHPYRFVAHNGEINTVRGNRNWMRARESQLVSELFGTQEQLERTFPVCTPDASDSASFDEVLELLHLGGRSLPHSVLMMIPEAWENHTSMDPALRAFYQYHSTMMEPWDGPACVTFTDGTQVGAVLDRNGLRPGRYWVTDDGLVVLGSEVGVLDIDPAKVVRKGRLQPGRMFLVDTAEHRIVEDDEIKAGLAAEQPYAEWLEAGTIELGDLPEREHIVHTHASVTRRQQTFGYTEEELRVLLAPMAKAGAEPIGSMGTDTPIAALSERPRLIFDYFTQLFAQVTNPPLDAIREELVTSLHSSLGPQGNFLEPTAASCRSVTLPFPVIDNDELAKLIHINADGDMPGMKAATLSGLYRVHGGGDALAARIEEICAEADAAIEAGARLIVLSDRHSDAEHAPIPSLLLTAAVHHHLIRTKQRTQVGLLVEAGDVREVHHVALLIGFGAAAVNPYLAMESVEDLVRAGTFLPGMEAEQAIRNLIHALGKGVLKVMSKMGISTVASYRGAQVFEAVGLEESFVEKYFNGTTSKIGGVGIDVVAQEVAARHAKAYPASGIAPAHRALDIGGEYQWRREGEPHLFDPETVFRLQHSTRNRRYDVFKQYTDRVNEQSERLMTLRGLFALKSDRQPVPVDEVEPASEIVKRFSTGAMSYGSISREAHETLAIAMNQLGAKSNTGEGGEDPERLYDPARRSSIKQVASGRFGVTSEYLVNADDIQIKMAQGAKPGEGGQLPGHKVYPWVARTRHSTPGVGLISPPPHHDIYSIEDLAQLIHDLKNANPAARIHVKLVSEVGVGTVAAGVSKAHADVVLISGHDGGTGASPLTSLKHAGGPWELGLAETQQTLLLNGLRDRIVVQTDGQLKTGRDVVIAALLGAEEFGFATAPLVVSGCVMMRVCHLDTCPVGIATQNPALRDRFSGKAEYVVNFFEFIAEEVRELLAELGFRSIEEAVGHAELLDTTRAVDHWKAQGLDLAPLFHVPDLAEGAVRHQLVAQDHGLEKALDNELIRLAADALAAHTQEDAQPVRAQVAIRNINRTVGTMLGHEVTKKFGGAGLPDDTIDITFTGSAGQSFGAFLPRGVTLRLEGDANDYVGKGLSGGRVIVRPDRGADHLAEYSTIAGNTIAYGATGGELFLRGRTGERFCVRNSGATVVSEGVGDHGCEYMTGGHAVVLGETGRNFAAGMSGGIAYVIDLDRANVNAGNLAAVEPLDDTDKQWLHDVVRRHQEETGSTVAEKLLAQWDVAVTRFSRIIPSTYKAVLAAKDAAERAGLSESEITEKMMEAATHG; encoded by the coding sequence ATGTACGACCCCCGGAACGAACACGACGCCTGTGGTGTCGGCTTCGTGGCCACCCTCACCGGTGAGGCGAGCCACGAGCTCGTCGAGCAGGCGCTGACCGTACTGCGCAACCTGGAGCACCGCGGCGCCACCGGCTCCGAACCGGACTCCGGGGACGGCGCGGGCATCCTGCTCCAGGTCCCGGACGCGTTCCTGCGCGAGGCCGCGGGCTTCGAGCTGCCCGCCGCGGGCGCGTACGCCGTCGGCATCGCCTTCCTGCCCCCGCACGGCACGGACGAAGCCGTCTCACACATCGAGACGCTGGCCGCCGACGAGGGCCTGACCGTCCTCGGCTGGCGCGAGGTGCCCGTCGCCCCGACGCTGCTCGGCGCCACCGCCCGCGCCACCATGCCGGTCTTCCGCCAGCTGTTCGTCACCGCCGGTGACAGCACCGGGCTCGCCCTGGACCGCAAGGCCTTCGTCCTGCGCAAGCGGGCCGAGCGCGAGGCCGCCACCTACTTCCCGTCGCTCTCCGCGCGCACGATCGTCTACAAGGGCATGCTGACCACCGGCCAGCTGGAGCCCTTCTTCCCGGACCTGTCCGACCGCCGCTTCGCCACCGCGGTCGCCCTCGTCCACTCGCGCTTCTCCACCAACACCTTCCCGAGCTGGCCGCTCGCGCACCCCTACCGCTTCGTCGCCCACAACGGCGAGATCAACACCGTGCGGGGCAACCGCAACTGGATGCGAGCCCGGGAGTCGCAGCTGGTCAGCGAGCTGTTCGGCACCCAGGAGCAGCTGGAGCGGACCTTCCCGGTGTGTACGCCGGACGCCTCCGACTCCGCGTCCTTCGACGAGGTCCTCGAACTGCTCCACCTCGGCGGCCGCTCCCTGCCGCACAGCGTGCTCATGATGATCCCGGAGGCGTGGGAGAACCACACCTCCATGGACCCCGCCCTGCGCGCCTTCTACCAGTACCACTCCACGATGATGGAGCCCTGGGACGGCCCCGCCTGCGTCACCTTCACCGACGGCACCCAGGTCGGCGCGGTCCTCGACCGCAACGGCCTGCGCCCCGGGCGCTACTGGGTCACCGACGACGGCCTCGTCGTCCTCGGCTCCGAGGTCGGCGTCCTCGACATCGACCCGGCCAAGGTCGTCCGCAAGGGCCGCCTCCAGCCCGGCCGGATGTTCCTCGTGGACACCGCCGAGCACCGCATCGTCGAGGACGACGAGATCAAGGCCGGGCTCGCCGCCGAGCAGCCGTACGCGGAGTGGCTGGAAGCGGGCACCATCGAGCTCGGCGACCTGCCCGAGCGCGAGCACATCGTGCACACCCACGCCTCCGTCACCCGCCGCCAGCAGACCTTCGGCTACACCGAGGAAGAGCTGCGCGTGCTGCTCGCCCCGATGGCCAAGGCCGGCGCCGAGCCGATCGGCTCGATGGGCACGGACACGCCGATCGCGGCCCTCTCCGAGCGCCCCCGGCTGATCTTCGACTACTTCACCCAGCTGTTCGCCCAGGTCACCAACCCGCCCCTGGACGCCATCCGCGAGGAGCTCGTCACCTCGCTGCACTCCTCGCTCGGCCCGCAGGGCAACTTCCTGGAGCCGACCGCCGCCTCCTGCCGCTCCGTCACGCTGCCCTTCCCGGTCATCGACAACGACGAGCTGGCCAAGCTCATCCACATCAACGCCGACGGCGACATGCCCGGCATGAAGGCCGCGACCCTCTCCGGCCTGTACCGGGTGCACGGCGGCGGCGACGCCCTCGCCGCCCGCATCGAGGAGATCTGCGCCGAGGCCGACGCCGCCATCGAGGCCGGGGCCCGCCTGATCGTGCTCTCCGACCGGCACTCCGACGCCGAGCACGCGCCGATCCCCTCCCTCCTGCTCACCGCGGCCGTCCACCACCACCTCATCCGCACCAAGCAGCGCACCCAGGTGGGCCTGCTCGTCGAGGCGGGCGACGTGCGCGAGGTCCACCACGTCGCGCTGCTCATCGGCTTCGGCGCCGCGGCCGTCAACCCGTACCTGGCGATGGAGTCCGTCGAGGACCTGGTGCGCGCGGGCACCTTCCTGCCCGGCATGGAGGCCGAGCAGGCCATCCGCAACCTCATCCACGCCCTCGGCAAGGGCGTCCTGAAGGTCATGTCCAAGATGGGCATCTCCACCGTCGCCTCGTACCGCGGCGCGCAGGTCTTCGAGGCCGTCGGCCTGGAGGAGTCCTTCGTGGAGAAGTACTTCAACGGCACCACCTCCAAGATCGGCGGCGTCGGCATCGACGTCGTCGCCCAGGAGGTCGCCGCCCGCCACGCCAAGGCCTACCCGGCCTCCGGGATCGCGCCCGCGCACCGGGCCCTGGACATCGGCGGCGAGTACCAGTGGCGCCGCGAGGGCGAGCCGCACCTGTTCGACCCCGAGACGGTCTTCCGCCTCCAGCACTCCACCCGCAACCGCCGCTACGACGTCTTCAAGCAGTACACGGACCGCGTGAACGAGCAGTCCGAGCGCCTGATGACGCTCCGCGGCCTGTTCGCCCTCAAGAGCGACCGGCAGCCGGTGCCCGTCGACGAGGTCGAGCCCGCCTCCGAGATCGTCAAGCGGTTCTCCACCGGCGCCATGTCGTACGGCTCCATCTCCCGCGAGGCGCACGAGACGCTCGCCATCGCCATGAACCAGCTCGGCGCCAAGTCCAACACCGGCGAGGGCGGCGAGGACCCGGAGCGCCTCTACGACCCGGCGCGCCGCTCCAGCATCAAGCAGGTCGCCTCCGGCCGCTTCGGCGTCACCTCCGAGTACCTGGTCAACGCCGACGACATCCAGATCAAGATGGCCCAGGGCGCCAAGCCCGGCGAGGGCGGCCAGCTGCCCGGCCACAAGGTCTACCCGTGGGTGGCCAGGACCCGGCACTCCACGCCCGGCGTGGGCCTCATCTCCCCGCCGCCGCACCACGACATCTACTCCATCGAGGATCTCGCCCAGCTGATCCACGACCTCAAGAACGCCAACCCGGCGGCGCGCATCCACGTCAAGCTGGTCTCCGAGGTCGGCGTCGGCACCGTCGCCGCGGGCGTCTCCAAGGCGCACGCGGACGTCGTCCTCATCTCCGGCCACGACGGCGGCACCGGCGCGTCCCCGCTGACCTCCCTGAAGCACGCGGGCGGCCCCTGGGAGCTCGGCCTCGCCGAGACCCAGCAGACGCTGCTGCTCAACGGCCTGCGCGACCGCATCGTCGTGCAGACCGACGGCCAGCTGAAGACCGGCCGCGACGTCGTCATCGCCGCGCTGCTCGGCGCCGAGGAGTTCGGCTTCGCCACCGCGCCGCTCGTGGTGTCCGGCTGCGTCATGATGCGCGTCTGCCACCTGGACACCTGCCCGGTCGGCATCGCCACGCAGAACCCCGCGCTGCGCGACCGCTTCAGCGGCAAGGCCGAGTACGTCGTGAACTTCTTCGAGTTCATCGCCGAAGAGGTCCGCGAGCTCCTCGCCGAGCTCGGCTTCCGCTCCATCGAGGAGGCCGTCGGCCACGCCGAGCTCCTCGACACCACCCGGGCCGTCGACCACTGGAAGGCCCAGGGCCTCGACCTCGCGCCGCTGTTCCACGTCCCGGACCTGGCCGAGGGCGCGGTGCGCCACCAGCTCGTCGCGCAGGACCACGGCCTGGAGAAGGCGCTCGACAACGAGCTGATCAGGCTCGCCGCCGACGCGCTCGCCGCGCACACCCAGGAGGACGCCCAGCCCGTCCGTGCCCAGGTCGCCATCCGCAACATCAACCGCACCGTCGGCACCATGCTCGGCCACGAGGTGACGAAGAAGTTCGGCGGCGCGGGCCTGCCCGACGACACCATCGACATCACCTTCACCGGCTCGGCGGGCCAGTCCTTCGGCGCCTTCCTGCCGCGCGGCGTCACGCTGCGCCTGGAGGGCGACGCCAACGACTACGTGGGCAAGGGCCTCTCCGGCGGCCGCGTGATCGTCCGCCCGGACCGCGGCGCCGACCACCTCGCCGAGTACTCCACCATCGCGGGCAACACCATCGCCTACGGCGCGACCGGCGGCGAGCTGTTCCTGCGCGGCCGCACCGGCGAGCGCTTCTGCGTGCGCAACTCCGGCGCCACGGTGGTCTCCGAGGGCGTGGGCGACCACGGCTGCGAGTACATGACCGGCGGCCACGCCGTGGTCCTCGGCGAGACCGGCCGCAACTTCGCGGCCGGCATGTCCGGCGGCATCGCGTACGTGATCGACCTCGACCGCGCCAACGTCAACGCCGGGAACCTGGCGGCCGTCGAGCCCCTGGACGACACCGACAAGCAGTGGCTGCACGACGTCGTGCGCCGCCATCAGGAGGAGACCGGCTCCACGGTCGCCGAGAAGCTGCTCGCCCAGTGGGACGTGGCCGTGACCCGCTTCAGCAGGATCATCCCCAGCACGTACAAGGCAGTGCTCGCCGCCAAGGACGCCGCCGAGCGAGCCGGGCTCTCCGAGTCCGAGATCACCGAGAAGATGATGGAGGCGGCGACCCATGGCTGA